The following nucleotide sequence is from Thermogemmata fonticola.
TACAACTGACGGAGGAGGAGCAGCAGTTGCTGGAGCTGACGAACGCCGAGCGGCAGCGGTGCGGTTTGCGGCCTTTGCGTCCCCATCCCCTGTTGATGCTGGCGGCCCGGCGGCATGCGCAGAACATGGCTCGCCAAGGCCGGTTGTCCCACACGCTCGATGGCAAGACCTTTGCGGATCGGGTCAGCGAAGTCGGCTATACCTATCGGCATCTGAGCGAGAACATCGCGTGGAATCCGGCGACGCCGTTGGCTGCCCTGCGCTGCTGGCTGGCTTCGCCGGGCCATCGGGCCAATCTGCTCGGACCTGGTGAGGAAGTCGGGCTGGCTGTGGCGACCAACGAGCGCGGCGAGCGTTACTGGGTCCAAGTCTTCGGCACCTCGGCCCGCTGAAGGCGGGGTTTTTCGCACCGGCGTTTTTGGTCCGCCGCTGGGTCTGCCTGCTGTCAACGCACTGCCCCCCGTTCCGCTTCCCCCGGCTGTTCGCCTTCCTTCCCTTGTCAAGAGGGCTGGATCGGGTGGAAGGGAAGGGTTTCGGCTCGACAGGGGCGGGGTTGGCCGCAGGGATGGCGGTGGGACTACAATGGGGTCGAAAGCGGGGGCGGGGAATGGCCCTGGCGACGGCCGCAGGGTGCCGGGCGATAGCCGCAAGCTGCCGCCGGATGCTGCTGGTCGAGAAAAAGCTGTCAGCAGGCAGGGAGCGGCACCTCCCCCGTCAAACGGAGAAGGGTCAAGCGACATGGGACGTGTCATTGTCATCACGGGTGTGACGCGGGGTTTGGGCCGGGCGCTGGCGGAGGAGTTTATCGCCGGGGGCCATGTAGTCGCCGGCTGCGGGCGGGATGCGGGGCGGATCGCGGAGTTGCAGGAGCGTTACGGCACGCCCCATCTCTTGGCCGCGGTGGATGTGCAGGAAGAAGCCGCGGTGCGCCGCTGGGCCGGAGATGTCCTCGCCCGCCTCGGCCCGCCGGACCTGCTGATCAACAACGCCGCCGTGATGGCCCGCCCCGCTCCGCTCTGGCAGTTGCCTGCCGAGGAGTTCCGCCGCTCGTTTGCGGTCAACGTGGCCGGCATGTTCTATGTCTTGCAAGCGTTTTTGCCCGCGATGGTGGAACGGCGCCGCGGTGTTATCGTCAATCTGTCCAGTACCTGGGGCCGCAGCACTGCGCCGCGCGTCGCCACCTACTGCGCCACCAAGTATGCCGTGGAAGGACTCACGCTGGCCCTGGCTCAGGAACTGCCCCGCGGCATGGCGGCCATCCCCCTCAATCCTGGCATCATCGACACGGACATGCTGCGCTCGATCTGGGGTGCCAACGCCGGCCGCTATCCCAAGGCCGAAGCCTGGGCCAAACGCGCCGCTCCCTTCCTCCTGCAATTGTCTGCCGATGACAACGGCAAGTCCCTAACTGTGCCGTGATCAAGCGCCGCTCATCCTGAAGCCGAACCTCTCTTGAATCGCGGCCCCGCGGAGGCGAAACTCCGAAGCGGAGAAGGATCAGGAGACCAGGGAAAAGAACAGCTCTTCCAGGTCGTTCTGACGGTAGTATTCCTGCAAGTCGCGGAGGGTGCCACAGGCGACGATCTGGCCGCGGGACATGATCGCGACCCGGTCGCAGAGTTTTTCCACCTCGCGGAGGATGTGGGTGGAGAAGAGGATGGTTTTGCCCTGGCCGCGGAGTTGTTGGATCGTCTGGAGCACGGCGCGCTGGACCAGGACATCGAGGCCGACGGTCGGTTCATCGAAGATGAGCACCGGGGGGTCATGGACCAGGGCGCGGGCGATCGAGACTTTTTGCTTCATGCCGGTGCTCATTTCCCCGCCGCGGCGGTG
It contains:
- a CDS encoding CAP domain-containing protein → MSMGKLAVMARLGKLVVLAGLAAGWWLGGAAAVQAAEGNGAEKSERSEEEVQLTEEEQQLLELTNAERQRCGLRPLRPHPLLMLAARRHAQNMARQGRLSHTLDGKTFADRVSEVGYTYRHLSENIAWNPATPLAALRCWLASPGHRANLLGPGEEVGLAVATNERGERYWVQVFGTSAR
- a CDS encoding SDR family oxidoreductase yields the protein MGRVIVITGVTRGLGRALAEEFIAGGHVVAGCGRDAGRIAELQERYGTPHLLAAVDVQEEAAVRRWAGDVLARLGPPDLLINNAAVMARPAPLWQLPAEEFRRSFAVNVAGMFYVLQAFLPAMVERRRGVIVNLSSTWGRSTAPRVATYCATKYAVEGLTLALAQELPRGMAAIPLNPGIIDTDMLRSIWGANAGRYPKAEAWAKRAAPFLLQLSADDNGKSLTVP